From Nitrobacter sp. NHB1, a single genomic window includes:
- a CDS encoding metal ABC transporter ATP-binding protein gives MAAQLQFRDVTLGYDRHPAVHHLSGEIASGALLAVVGPNGAGKSTLFRGIVGILKPLAGSIACGDLDVRDIAYLPQSAEIDRSFPISVFDFTGSGLWRATGAFGGLGRRERRRVVEALAAVGLNGFENRPIGTLSGGQMQRMLFARVLLQDAGVIVLDEPFNAIDAKTSADLLALVRRWHEEQRTVLAALHDMDLVRTNFPETLLLARGAVAWGPTAQVLTTDNLSRARQMCEAFDDGAAACAAPVLPPRAA, from the coding sequence ATGGCAGCGCAACTGCAATTCCGCGACGTCACCCTCGGCTATGACCGGCATCCGGCTGTGCATCATCTGAGCGGTGAGATCGCGTCCGGTGCCCTGCTGGCGGTGGTCGGCCCGAACGGCGCGGGCAAGTCGACGCTGTTTCGCGGCATCGTCGGCATCCTGAAGCCGCTGGCCGGATCGATCGCCTGCGGTGACCTCGACGTCCGCGACATCGCCTATTTGCCGCAGAGCGCGGAGATCGACCGCAGCTTTCCGATTTCGGTGTTCGATTTCACCGGCTCCGGGTTGTGGCGCGCCACCGGTGCGTTCGGCGGACTCGGCAGGCGCGAGCGTCGGCGGGTTGTTGAAGCTCTCGCGGCCGTCGGCCTCAACGGGTTCGAAAACCGTCCCATCGGCACGCTGTCGGGCGGGCAGATGCAGCGGATGCTGTTCGCACGGGTGCTGTTGCAGGATGCCGGCGTGATCGTGCTCGACGAGCCGTTCAACGCTATCGACGCCAAGACGTCGGCCGATCTGCTCGCTTTGGTGCGGCGATGGCATGAGGAGCAGCGCACTGTGCTCGCGGCGCTGCACGACATGGATCTGGTGCGCACGAATTTTCCCGAGACGCTGCTGCTCGCGCGCGGCGCGGTGGCATGGGGGCCGACGGCGCAGGTGCTGACGACCGACAACCTGTCGCGGGCCCGGCAGATGTGCGAAGCCTTCGACGATGGGGCGGCCGCCTGCGCGGCGCCTGTGCTGCCGCCGCGCGCGGCTTGA
- a CDS encoding metal ABC transporter substrate-binding protein, protein MVRSRVLGFWLIAMVLAALAPARAQSHNDDRIDVVASFSILGDFARAVGGARADVTTLVGTDGDVHVFTPAPADARKVAAAKLVIVNGLGLEGWLPRLVQASGGNATIVVATTGVPSRGIVAGETSGTRHGDGSADPHAWQSVVNAKIYVANIRDGLIAADPAGEAVYRANAAAYLAKLDALDREVREAVARIPLARRKVISTHNAFSYFEAAYGIAFIAPQGVSTDSEPSARDIAATITQIRTAKIPAIFLENLSDPRLIRQIAAESGARIGGTLYSDSLSDEKGDAPTYIDMVRHNIKALTSALAE, encoded by the coding sequence ATGGTGCGGTCTCGCGTTCTCGGATTCTGGTTGATCGCGATGGTGCTGGCGGCATTGGCTCCCGCCCGCGCCCAAAGTCACAACGATGACCGCATCGACGTCGTTGCGAGCTTCTCGATCCTCGGCGATTTCGCGCGGGCCGTCGGCGGCGCGCGGGCCGATGTCACAACGCTGGTCGGGACCGACGGCGACGTGCATGTGTTCACCCCGGCGCCGGCAGACGCCAGGAAGGTCGCGGCCGCGAAACTGGTCATTGTCAACGGCCTCGGCCTCGAAGGCTGGCTGCCGCGGCTGGTGCAGGCCTCGGGCGGCAATGCGACGATCGTGGTTGCGACCACCGGCGTTCCGTCGCGCGGGATCGTTGCCGGTGAAACGTCCGGCACGCGCCACGGCGATGGTTCGGCCGATCCCCATGCCTGGCAGTCCGTCGTCAATGCCAAAATCTATGTCGCCAATATTCGCGACGGGCTGATCGCGGCCGACCCCGCCGGCGAGGCGGTCTATCGGGCCAACGCGGCGGCCTATCTGGCGAAACTGGATGCGCTGGATCGCGAGGTTCGTGAGGCGGTGGCCCGGATTCCACTTGCGCGCCGCAAGGTGATCTCGACCCATAATGCCTTTAGCTATTTCGAGGCGGCCTACGGGATCGCCTTCATCGCCCCGCAGGGGGTCTCGACCGACAGCGAGCCGAGCGCACGCGACATCGCTGCGACCATCACGCAGATCAGAACCGCAAAAATCCCGGCCATTTTTCTGGAAAATCTCAGCGATCCGCGGCTGATCCGCCAAATCGCCGCCGAATCCGGGGCGCGGATCGGCGGGACCCTGTATTCCGACAGTTTGAGTGACGAAAAGGGCGATGCCCCCACTTACATTGACATGGTCAGGCATAATATAAAGGCGCTGACGAGCGCGCTGGCGGAATAG
- a CDS encoding metal ABC transporter permease has product MAYDFLVAPFADFEFMRRALAAAIALALGAAPIGVFLMLRRMSLVGDAMAHAILPGAAVGFLLSGLNLFAMTVGGLIAGFAVAILAGVVSRVTELKEDSSLATFYLASLALGVTIVSVKGTNIDLLHVLFGNILAMDNQTLLVIAVNATMTLVVLAVIYRPLVIECVDPLFLRTVSRAGAPAHLAFLALIVVNLVNGFHALGTLLAVGLMVLPAAIARFWSRDITGMMVIAVVSAMLSGYAGLVLSFHSKVPSGPAIILVASVLYVVSVLFGSVGGMLRRFFPAPHLEA; this is encoded by the coding sequence ATGGCCTACGACTTTCTGGTCGCTCCCTTCGCCGATTTCGAATTCATGCGCCGTGCGCTGGCGGCGGCGATTGCGCTCGCGCTCGGCGCCGCGCCGATCGGCGTGTTTTTGATGCTGCGGCGGATGAGTCTGGTCGGCGATGCGATGGCGCACGCGATCCTGCCGGGTGCGGCCGTGGGTTTCCTGCTGTCGGGCCTCAATCTGTTTGCGATGACCGTCGGCGGGTTGATCGCGGGATTCGCAGTTGCGATTCTGGCGGGGGTGGTGTCGCGCGTCACCGAATTGAAAGAGGATTCCTCGCTGGCGACCTTCTATCTGGCGTCGCTGGCGCTAGGCGTCACCATAGTGTCGGTCAAGGGCACCAACATCGATCTGCTGCATGTGCTGTTCGGCAACATCCTTGCGATGGACAACCAGACGCTGCTGGTGATCGCGGTCAATGCCACCATGACGCTTGTGGTGCTCGCGGTGATCTATCGCCCGTTGGTGATCGAGTGCGTCGATCCGTTGTTTCTGCGCACGGTGAGCCGCGCCGGGGCGCCGGCGCATCTGGCGTTTCTGGCACTGATCGTCGTCAATCTGGTCAATGGCTTTCATGCTCTCGGCACCTTGCTTGCGGTCGGGCTGATGGTGCTGCCGGCGGCAATCGCGCGATTCTGGTCGCGCGACATCACCGGCATGATGGTGATCGCCGTGGTCAGCGCGATGCTGTCCGGCTACGCCGGACTGGTGCTGTCGTTTCACAGCAAGGTGCCGTCCGGTCCGGCGATCATCCTGGTGGCCTCAGTGCTCTATGTGGTGTCGGTGCTGTTTGGAAGCGTCGGCGGGATGCTTCGGCGGTTCTTCCCCGCACCCCATCTCGAAGCGTGA